The following are encoded in a window of Methanorbis rubei genomic DNA:
- the uvrC gene encoding excinuclease ABC subunit UvrC: MNLVSPPFSLADIPHSPGCYLYKDSTGRIIYVGKAKDLRKRVSSYFQKRDHDPKTQKLVQTIADVEYIVTRTDEEAYLLENSLIKRHQPKYNIDLRDAKSYAYIELTKETFPRITIARKAKGAGQFFGPFVSGKERDYVMTVVKKTFRLRSCKSMPRNHRACLRFHIGNCTGPCAGHVSAEGYALQCSQAEAVLKGKTAELIGSLTSEMNQYADAMEFEAAMRCRDVITAVTHLSSRQYVSRQKDYDEDVIHFIVSEGTVFLMVFHVYKGTLGGREEFIFEESDGFFEEFLVQFYSDHPAPREVIVPEAVDEGLALYLGTIAKRKVVVTVPKIGEKAKLLELAKKNIETVHFGDEIRVEELRKALHLADAPRVIECFDISHLSGTDTVASMVQFRNGRPDKKNYRRFRIKTVDGIDDFSSMAEVVRRRYSRLVSEEKELPDLILIDGGKGQLSSAKRVLDELEVDVPVISLAKSEEEVFVSGVPFPLPFGKKTRANMYLQEVRDEAHRFAVTYNRLLRKKRVCG, translated from the coding sequence ATGAATCTGGTGTCTCCGCCGTTTTCTCTTGCTGATATTCCGCACAGCCCTGGCTGTTATCTTTACAAAGACAGCACAGGGAGGATCATTTATGTGGGCAAGGCGAAGGATCTGCGAAAACGGGTGTCGTCCTACTTTCAGAAACGGGATCATGATCCAAAGACGCAGAAGCTGGTGCAAACGATTGCGGATGTGGAGTATATTGTTACCCGGACTGATGAGGAGGCGTATCTTCTGGAGAACAGCCTCATCAAGCGTCATCAGCCGAAGTATAATATCGATCTGCGGGATGCGAAGAGCTATGCATATATTGAGCTGACGAAGGAGACGTTCCCTCGAATTACGATTGCCAGAAAGGCGAAGGGTGCGGGACAGTTTTTCGGGCCGTTTGTTTCGGGGAAGGAACGGGATTATGTGATGACCGTGGTCAAAAAAACGTTTCGTCTTCGGTCCTGCAAGAGTATGCCAAGGAATCATCGTGCGTGTCTGCGGTTTCATATCGGAAACTGTACCGGCCCCTGTGCCGGACATGTGAGTGCCGAGGGCTACGCTCTCCAGTGTTCGCAGGCCGAGGCGGTGCTGAAAGGAAAGACTGCGGAGCTGATCGGTTCTCTGACTTCCGAGATGAATCAGTATGCGGATGCTATGGAGTTTGAGGCTGCGATGCGGTGCCGGGATGTGATTACTGCGGTGACGCATCTTTCGTCACGGCAGTATGTGTCGCGACAGAAGGATTATGATGAGGATGTGATTCATTTTATTGTTTCTGAGGGGACGGTGTTTCTGATGGTGTTCCATGTGTATAAGGGGACGCTCGGGGGACGCGAGGAGTTTATTTTCGAGGAGTCGGATGGGTTTTTCGAGGAGTTTCTGGTACAGTTTTACTCGGACCATCCTGCTCCAAGGGAGGTGATTGTGCCAGAAGCTGTGGATGAGGGGCTTGCTTTGTATCTTGGAACGATTGCGAAAAGAAAGGTGGTTGTGACGGTGCCAAAGATCGGGGAGAAGGCGAAGCTGCTGGAGCTTGCGAAGAAGAATATCGAGACGGTGCACTTCGGTGATGAGATTCGGGTGGAGGAGCTGCGAAAGGCTCTGCATCTTGCGGATGCTCCGCGGGTGATTGAGTGTTTTGATATTTCGCATCTGTCAGGGACCGATACGGTTGCCTCGATGGTGCAGTTCCGAAACGGTCGGCCTGATAAGAAGAACTACCGGAGGTTTCGGATTAAGACGGTTGACGGTATTGATGATTTTTCGTCGATGGCTGAGGTTGTGCGAAGGCGGTACTCGCGGCTGGTTTCTGAGGAGAAGGAGCTGCCTGATCTGATTTTAATCGATGGAGGAAAAGGGCAGTTGTCGTCTGCGAAGCGGGTGTTGGATGAGCTGGAGGTTGATGTGCCGGTGATTTCTCTGGCGAAGAGTGAGGAGGAGGTGTTTGTGTCAGGTGTTCCGTTCCCGCTGCCGTTTGGAAAGAAGACGCGGGCGAATATGTATCTGCAGGAGGTTCGTGATGAGGCGCATCGGTTTGCGGTGACGTATAATCGGTTGCTGAGGAAAAAGCGGGTGTGTGGGTGA
- a CDS encoding transglutaminase domain-containing protein produces MKRITKLLDRDLEGIDEKNLLDEVKKQRDTFFFLVVLLLCLLVIFLTVSTYLNEVPESQIENYFSTQYSNEYYLMAEEEIQSILVKSETIPDPIDKLTAIATWEIDNFTNDLEYLKWNKSYNGTQKINADYIYDEDGRIRAVSGKYQNDPHWIAYHKIGACGELTALFGYVVNRSGFETRKVWAEYADNFQNHAWVEVKINGEWMYFDPTIYWNNHYNRENITRTEKWYGSLDEQNLWGVLALGVYDKETGKDVCAERYYNINQVNRWIVWYYDITRKANYYLNALLNK; encoded by the coding sequence ATGAAACGGATTACAAAACTGCTGGATAGAGATCTCGAAGGTATTGATGAAAAAAACTTACTCGATGAAGTGAAAAAACAGAGAGACACATTCTTTTTCCTTGTAGTGCTACTGTTGTGTCTACTCGTAATTTTTCTTACCGTATCGACATATTTGAACGAGGTCCCTGAATCACAAATTGAGAACTATTTCTCCACTCAGTATTCTAATGAATATTATCTGATGGCTGAAGAGGAAATTCAATCAATTCTCGTTAAATCAGAGACTATCCCTGATCCAATTGATAAACTTACAGCAATAGCCACATGGGAAATAGATAATTTTACAAATGATCTCGAATACCTGAAATGGAATAAATCATACAATGGAACACAGAAAATCAACGCTGACTACATCTATGACGAAGACGGAAGAATTCGTGCAGTTAGTGGAAAATATCAGAATGATCCGCATTGGATAGCATATCATAAGATAGGTGCTTGTGGGGAACTTACAGCTCTGTTTGGGTATGTGGTCAATCGTTCTGGTTTTGAGACTCGAAAAGTTTGGGCAGAGTATGCAGATAATTTCCAAAACCATGCATGGGTCGAAGTTAAGATAAATGGGGAATGGATGTATTTTGATCCGACAATTTACTGGAATAACCACTACAACAGAGAGAATATCACTCGGACAGAAAAATGGTACGGATCACTGGATGAACAGAATCTATGGGGAGTTCTGGCATTAGGTGTATATGATAAAGAGACAGGTAAAGATGTGTGCGCAGAAAGATATTATAATATTAACCAGGTGAATAGATGGATTGTTTGGTATTATGATATAACGAGGAAGGCTAATTATTATCTAAATGCATTATTGAATAAGTAA
- a CDS encoding toll/interleukin-1 receptor domain-containing protein: MEEKLDQYLEMISAQYVENEQLLLAKIIVNAEHDLQSRYDVLSEYYEYRLLLSVPKELYLSCVNEKKELEDQILNDIQKCSLSDNRDIISVMISMIPSDGDWREQTGLLLSENPVVSPSTEARLWGDSPIHVFFSYSSTNLPLIRSIKEKLSEMGINPFVAEDDIQPSERWADEIRSALSSMHIMIAFLTEDFHQSIWTNQEIGFAIARKISIIPVGLGAKPEGFLSQFQVLTCDTEQIADKLYHKFCQLYPDCSQKLFLNLALYRFEHAGNYESANNAARSLYSHKNLSEDMIKRVINAYNSNDQIRGAYEIMKPASNSLSQIISYLQEVTGREYHIHHGILSIKE; this comes from the coding sequence ATGGAAGAAAAATTAGATCAATATTTGGAAATGATTTCTGCTCAATATGTGGAAAATGAACAGTTGTTATTGGCAAAAATTATTGTCAATGCTGAACATGACCTACAAAGTAGATATGATGTCTTAAGTGAATATTACGAATACAGGCTCCTATTATCCGTACCAAAAGAACTCTATTTATCATGTGTAAACGAAAAAAAAGAACTTGAAGATCAGATTCTCAATGACATCCAAAAATGTTCTCTATCAGACAATAGAGATATTATATCAGTCATGATCTCTATGATCCCTAGTGATGGTGATTGGAGAGAACAAACAGGCTTATTGCTCTCGGAGAATCCTGTTGTATCGCCATCAACCGAAGCAAGACTTTGGGGTGATTCTCCAATACATGTTTTTTTCAGTTATTCCAGTACCAATCTCCCATTAATACGATCAATAAAAGAAAAATTATCTGAAATGGGAATAAACCCCTTTGTTGCTGAGGATGATATTCAGCCATCAGAACGATGGGCAGATGAAATTCGCAGTGCTTTGTCTTCCATGCACATCATGATTGCTTTCCTTACAGAAGATTTTCACCAGAGCATTTGGACAAACCAGGAGATTGGTTTTGCGATTGCCCGTAAAATATCGATAATCCCAGTCGGTTTGGGTGCGAAACCCGAAGGATTTCTCTCCCAGTTCCAAGTCCTTACTTGTGATACAGAACAGATTGCGGATAAATTGTATCATAAATTTTGCCAATTATATCCAGACTGCTCTCAGAAGTTATTCTTGAATCTGGCGTTATACAGATTTGAACATGCAGGGAATTATGAATCGGCAAATAACGCAGCCCGTAGCCTATATTCTCACAAGAATCTTTCTGAAGACATGATAAAGAGGGTTATCAACGCGTACAACTCCAACGATCAGATTCGCGGAGCATACGAGATCATGAAGCCAGCATCAAACTCTCTATCCCAAATCATATCTTATTTACAGGAAGTAACTGGACGAGAATATCACATACATCATGGCATCCTCTCAATAAAAGAGTAA
- a CDS encoding TIR domain-containing protein, with amino-acid sequence MKRQVFYSFHYANDSWRVQQIRHIGVFDGSPLLSANKWEEIKRTGESNVKKWINDNLRMRSCTIVLIGEETSNRKWVKYEIEQSWRMGKGVVGLYIHNLKDSNGKGSNKGKNPFRGIIIDGVDLEAVVPVYDPPDTIYSSAYLNIQNNIEGLVENGISIRNAYESQKSLVASKPVTCDNSNIVTALATASVVILAGLAVYAYLNKRHDGATAYHCPFCGTLVPAKNSRCPVCHSYLKYR; translated from the coding sequence ATGAAACGACAAGTCTTTTACAGTTTTCATTATGCAAACGATAGCTGGAGAGTGCAACAGATTCGACACATTGGTGTTTTTGACGGGTCGCCATTGCTCTCTGCAAACAAATGGGAAGAAATTAAACGCACTGGTGAATCCAATGTGAAGAAATGGATAAATGACAATCTCAGGATGCGAAGCTGTACAATTGTTCTCATCGGTGAGGAAACTTCCAACCGAAAATGGGTAAAATACGAAATAGAACAAAGTTGGAGAATGGGTAAGGGCGTAGTCGGACTTTACATTCACAATCTTAAGGATAGTAATGGTAAGGGATCGAACAAAGGTAAAAATCCTTTTCGCGGCATCATTATTGATGGGGTAGATTTGGAAGCAGTTGTACCTGTGTATGATCCTCCAGACACAATTTACTCGTCAGCATATCTCAATATACAAAACAATATTGAAGGATTGGTGGAAAATGGAATTAGTATTAGAAATGCATATGAATCACAAAAATCTCTGGTAGCCTCCAAACCGGTAACATGTGATAATAGTAACATAGTGACTGCCCTTGCTACCGCAAGTGTAGTCATCTTGGCTGGCCTTGCTGTTTATGCTTATCTAAACAAAAGACACGATGGTGCAACAGCATATCATTGTCCGTTCTGTGGTACTCTTGTTCCTGCAAAAAACTCACGATGTCCTGTGTGCCACTCATATTTGAAATATAGATAG
- a CDS encoding hydrogenase 3 maturation endopeptidase HyCI — translation MIVVFGVGNSLHGDDGAGPAVAEKIIAAGLPDAVAYNCGTAPENFTGLVRRIHPELLVIVDAAEMGLPAGSVRRIPEERIHDTAIGTHMMALSHLVRFLADAAERIVVVGVQPGWMGEGEGLSDAVRGGVEEVVGAVREGGVMGIMEL, via the coding sequence ATGATTGTTGTTTTCGGTGTTGGAAATTCTCTGCATGGTGATGACGGAGCAGGGCCTGCTGTTGCTGAGAAAATTATTGCAGCAGGTCTGCCGGATGCTGTTGCCTACAACTGCGGAACGGCGCCGGAAAATTTTACCGGGTTGGTTCGCAGGATTCATCCTGAGTTATTGGTGATTGTGGATGCTGCGGAGATGGGGCTTCCGGCAGGATCGGTTAGGAGGATTCCTGAGGAGAGGATTCATGATACTGCGATTGGTACGCATATGATGGCGCTTTCACATTTGGTACGATTTTTGGCGGATGCTGCGGAGAGAATTGTGGTTGTCGGGGTGCAGCCTGGATGGATGGGGGAGGGAGAGGGGTTGAGTGATGCTGTGCGGGGAGGAGTGGAGGAGGTTGTTGGGGCTGTGCGGGAAGGGGGAGTGATGGGGATTATGGAGCTGTGA
- a CDS encoding alpha/beta hydrolase, giving the protein MTVLFVLAVPPLMIVSAMTSGHVSYELSNSPMQQIFSPENFGLSSNEQFLTTEDGYQVWISEVSPKNPKAVIIYLSGIHQPSVTQFYGHAKLMEENGYASVLLEVRGHGKSDGSQVCLGYEETADVAAVVSYVQSQERYEGLPIVLHGVSMGGAAAIVAFGMLEDLNGLIAMSAYSSFEDVVTDTMKEYGIPDFLCEIERPFVRAALWLNFGDVVYSAVPKLQAAHIGDRPALFAAAAYDREVPPVNLMRLRDAAPASAEFWLRESGDHFVVQGSDLLHVSKDREYCSRILLFMERVVGNC; this is encoded by the coding sequence GTGACTGTTTTATTTGTTCTCGCGGTACCTCCGCTGATGATTGTTTCTGCGATGACGTCAGGACATGTGAGTTATGAGCTGAGTAATTCTCCGATGCAGCAGATTTTTTCGCCAGAAAATTTTGGTCTTTCTTCGAACGAACAGTTTCTGACAACAGAAGACGGGTATCAGGTATGGATCTCTGAGGTGTCGCCAAAAAATCCGAAAGCTGTGATCATCTATTTGTCGGGAATTCATCAGCCTTCGGTGACGCAGTTTTACGGACATGCGAAGTTGATGGAGGAGAACGGTTATGCATCAGTTCTTCTGGAGGTTCGCGGGCACGGGAAGAGTGATGGCAGCCAAGTGTGTCTCGGATACGAGGAGACGGCGGATGTTGCTGCGGTGGTTTCGTACGTGCAAAGTCAGGAGAGATATGAGGGACTGCCGATTGTTTTGCACGGGGTTTCGATGGGCGGGGCCGCGGCAATAGTGGCGTTTGGGATGCTTGAGGATCTGAATGGTCTTATTGCGATGTCTGCGTACTCGTCGTTTGAGGATGTGGTGACTGATACGATGAAGGAGTATGGGATCCCTGATTTCCTCTGCGAGATTGAACGGCCGTTTGTGCGTGCGGCTCTGTGGCTGAATTTTGGGGACGTGGTGTATTCAGCAGTGCCGAAACTGCAAGCAGCACATATCGGTGATCGTCCGGCGTTGTTTGCGGCAGCGGCGTATGATCGCGAGGTGCCGCCAGTAAATCTGATGCGTCTCCGGGACGCTGCCCCTGCGTCTGCTGAGTTCTGGCTGCGTGAGTCAGGAGATCATTTTGTGGTACAGGGAAGTGATCTTTTGCATGTTTCCAAGGATCGTGAGTACTGCAGCCGCATTCTTTTGTTTATGGAGAGGGTTGTAGGGAACTGCTGA
- the dnaJ gene encoding molecular chaperone DnaJ: protein MGSESYYDVLGVPRTATETDIKKAYRNLAKKYHPDVCKDAGAEEKFKSINEAYSVLSDDGKRRQYDQLGHENFANASKGSYGGPGGGGYTADFSGFGDIFDSFFGGGGGGRRSGPRQGDDLLMRIQITLEDAVFGAQKEIEVMHTEQCPECDGTGSTTKKTTTCPKCGGTGQIKQVRNSIFGQMVTAAPCPNCGGRGKIPESACKKCNGTGRTKVRRKVTVHVPPGIESGMRLRMEGYGEAGDYGAPNGDLYIEVRVASNAKFDREDDDLVTQYEITPAQAALGCEVEIETLDKKKVSLKIPSGIAYGTRLRIPGEGVRRRGNFGNLLVRIVIATPKKLSSAERELYEQLLAAEGNAPKERPAKEPKEEKKEKSSSESETQKDEKKKKRGFFK, encoded by the coding sequence ATGGGTTCGGAATCGTACTATGATGTTTTGGGTGTTCCCCGCACGGCAACGGAGACGGACATCAAAAAGGCATACCGCAACCTTGCCAAGAAGTATCACCCTGATGTCTGCAAGGACGCGGGAGCTGAGGAGAAGTTCAAGTCGATCAATGAGGCGTATTCGGTTCTGTCGGATGATGGAAAGCGCCGCCAGTATGATCAGTTAGGACACGAAAACTTCGCGAATGCTTCGAAGGGAAGCTACGGCGGCCCGGGCGGCGGTGGATATACTGCTGACTTCTCCGGGTTCGGCGACATCTTTGATTCGTTCTTTGGCGGGGGGGGAGGAGGACGCAGGTCCGGCCCCCGTCAGGGCGATGATCTGCTGATGCGTATCCAGATTACTCTTGAAGATGCGGTGTTTGGTGCGCAGAAAGAAATTGAGGTGATGCACACCGAGCAGTGCCCTGAGTGTGATGGTACCGGAAGCACGACGAAGAAAACAACGACCTGCCCGAAGTGCGGCGGAACCGGTCAGATCAAGCAGGTGAGAAACTCTATCTTCGGTCAGATGGTGACTGCTGCCCCTTGTCCGAACTGTGGCGGGCGCGGAAAAATCCCTGAGTCGGCCTGCAAAAAATGTAACGGAACCGGCCGGACGAAGGTCAGGCGAAAGGTTACCGTGCATGTGCCGCCGGGCATTGAGTCCGGGATGCGGCTTCGGATGGAGGGCTATGGCGAGGCCGGAGACTATGGAGCGCCAAACGGGGATCTCTATATTGAGGTGCGGGTCGCGTCAAACGCAAAGTTCGACCGCGAGGATGATGATCTGGTAACTCAGTATGAGATTACTCCGGCACAGGCAGCTCTCGGATGCGAGGTCGAGATCGAGACGCTGGATAAGAAGAAGGTGTCTCTGAAGATTCCGTCAGGCATTGCTTACGGCACACGTCTGAGGATTCCCGGCGAAGGAGTGCGGAGACGCGGAAACTTCGGCAATCTGTTGGTGAGGATTGTGATTGCAACACCAAAGAAGCTGTCTTCAGCAGAGCGGGAGTTGTATGAGCAGCTCTTAGCAGCGGAAGGAAATGCTCCGAAGGAGAGACCTGCAAAGGAGCCGAAGGAAGAGAAGAAGGAAAAGAGTTCTTCTGAGTCTGAGACACAAAAAGATGAGAAGAAAAAGAAGCGCGGCTTCTTTAAATAA
- the dnaK gene encoding molecular chaperone DnaK — protein MADKISSKVIGIDLGTTNSCLAVMEGGSPIVIANSEGFRTTPSVVGFSKDGERLVGNVAKRQAITNPTRTISSIKRHMGTDYAVDIDGKKYSPQEISAMILQKLKVDAESYLGEKVKKAVITVPAYFNDAQRQATKDAGKIAGLEVLRIINEPTASALAYGLDKENEITVLVYDLGGGTFDVSILTLDDGLFEVKSTAGNNRLGGDDFDQRVIDYLADEFKKKEGVDLRKDPVATQRLKDAAEKAKIELSSLQKANINLPYITADASGPKHLDMDLTRAKFEQLIDDLVQKTVEPVKQALRDANLNASDINHVLLVGGSTRVPAVVDTVRKLLGKEPDKNINPDECVALGAAVQGAVLTGETKDVVLLDVTPLTLGIETLGGIATKLIERNTTIPTRKSQIFSTAADNQTSVEIHVVQGERQFARDNFSLGKFQLTGIPPAPRGMPQIEVTFDIDANGIVHVSAKDLGTGHEQSMTITGRKDLKNDEIEKMVNDAKQYEEEDKKRREEIELRNNADNAVYAAEKLVNDKETADKIDAEDKEKIEAAAAELKEVLAKDDAPAEDLKAKMDALQEVVFAVTSKIYQKVQQEQQAQQGAAGEGCGPDCSGDCGKSDDNVVDADYEVKKD, from the coding sequence ATGGCAGATAAAATCAGCAGCAAAGTAATTGGTATCGACCTCGGAACAACCAACTCCTGTCTCGCCGTCATGGAAGGCGGAAGCCCGATCGTTATCGCAAACTCCGAAGGATTCAGAACCACGCCGTCAGTCGTCGGCTTCTCCAAAGACGGCGAACGTCTTGTTGGAAACGTTGCAAAACGTCAGGCAATCACCAACCCGACCCGCACCATCAGCTCAATCAAACGTCACATGGGAACTGACTACGCAGTCGACATCGACGGCAAAAAATACTCGCCGCAGGAAATTTCCGCAATGATTCTGCAGAAACTCAAAGTCGATGCAGAGTCCTACCTCGGAGAAAAAGTCAAGAAGGCAGTCATCACCGTTCCCGCATACTTCAACGACGCACAGCGTCAGGCAACCAAAGATGCAGGAAAGATCGCAGGTCTTGAAGTCCTCCGTATCATCAACGAGCCGACAGCATCAGCTCTCGCCTACGGACTTGACAAAGAGAACGAGATCACCGTTCTTGTCTATGACCTTGGCGGAGGAACCTTCGATGTGTCCATCCTCACACTCGACGACGGACTCTTTGAAGTCAAATCGACCGCAGGAAACAACCGTCTCGGCGGCGACGACTTCGACCAGAGAGTCATCGACTACCTCGCAGACGAGTTCAAGAAGAAGGAAGGCGTTGACCTCAGAAAGGATCCGGTCGCCACCCAGCGGTTAAAGGATGCCGCAGAAAAGGCAAAGATCGAACTTTCCTCCCTGCAAAAGGCAAACATCAACCTGCCTTACATCACCGCAGACGCATCAGGACCCAAACACCTTGACATGGACTTAACCCGTGCAAAGTTCGAGCAGCTGATCGACGACCTCGTACAGAAAACGGTCGAGCCGGTCAAGCAGGCACTGCGTGACGCAAACCTCAACGCATCCGACATCAACCATGTGCTTCTCGTCGGTGGATCGACCCGTGTACCGGCAGTTGTGGACACGGTTCGCAAACTTCTCGGCAAAGAGCCTGACAAGAACATCAACCCTGACGAGTGTGTTGCTCTTGGTGCAGCAGTTCAGGGAGCGGTCCTTACCGGAGAGACCAAGGATGTTGTCCTTCTCGATGTTACCCCGCTGACTCTCGGCATTGAGACTCTCGGCGGCATTGCAACCAAACTCATCGAGAGAAACACTACCATCCCAACGAGAAAAAGTCAGATCTTCAGCACGGCAGCAGATAACCAGACCTCTGTTGAGATTCATGTCGTGCAGGGAGAACGTCAGTTCGCCCGCGACAACTTCAGCCTCGGCAAGTTCCAGCTGACCGGCATCCCTCCGGCACCACGCGGAATGCCGCAGATTGAAGTTACGTTCGACATCGATGCAAACGGTATCGTCCATGTCTCGGCAAAAGATCTCGGTACCGGTCACGAGCAGTCGATGACAATTACCGGCAGAAAAGATCTCAAGAATGATGAGATCGAGAAGATGGTCAACGATGCAAAGCAGTACGAGGAAGAGGACAAGAAGCGCCGCGAGGAGATTGAGCTCCGCAACAATGCGGACAACGCTGTCTATGCCGCAGAAAAACTCGTGAACGATAAAGAGACTGCTGACAAAATCGATGCCGAGGACAAGGAGAAGATTGAGGCAGCAGCAGCAGAGCTGAAAGAGGTTCTCGCGAAAGATGATGCACCAGCAGAAGATCTCAAAGCAAAGATGGATGCTCTGCAGGAAGTTGTGTTTGCGGTGACCTCGAAGATCTATCAGAAGGTCCAGCAGGAGCAGCAGGCACAGCAGGGTGCGGCTGGCGAAGGATGCGGACCTGACTGCAGCGGCGACTGCGGCAAGAGTGACGACAACGTGGTTGATGCAGACTACGAAGTAAAGAAGGACTAA
- a CDS encoding nucleotide exchange factor GrpE: MEKKTATPEDQKPAEQETPVTTVEETPVDPIAELTKKCDEANDRYLRLVAEFENYKKRNQRDAENTVRYANEKFARDMVDVLDNFERALKGGDEDLRAGLEQIHKLYLSVLSRNGVEPMNAEGKKFDPINHEAVAHIPSDIPEGMIVDEAIRGYLMHDKVLRHAKVAVSAGKQ, translated from the coding sequence ATGGAGAAAAAAACAGCAACCCCGGAAGATCAAAAACCGGCGGAACAGGAAACTCCGGTGACTACCGTTGAAGAGACTCCGGTTGACCCGATCGCAGAACTCACCAAAAAATGTGACGAAGCAAATGATCGGTATCTCCGTCTCGTCGCAGAGTTTGAAAATTACAAAAAACGAAACCAGCGTGACGCAGAAAACACCGTTCGCTATGCAAACGAAAAATTTGCCCGCGACATGGTTGACGTTTTAGACAACTTCGAACGTGCACTCAAAGGCGGTGACGAAGATCTCCGGGCAGGACTTGAACAGATACACAAACTGTATCTTTCCGTCCTCTCCCGCAACGGTGTAGAGCCAATGAATGCCGAAGGAAAAAAGTTTGATCCAATCAATCATGAAGCGGTTGCCCACATCCCTTCCGACATCCCCGAAGGAATGATTGTGGACGAAGCAATACGCGGCTACCTCATGCATGACAAAGTTCTCCGTCATGCAAAAGTTGCAGTCTCGGCTGGAAAACAATAA